In the Syngnathus scovelli strain Florida chromosome 8, RoL_Ssco_1.2, whole genome shotgun sequence genome, one interval contains:
- the LOC125973706 gene encoding trace amine-associated receptor 6-like: MVLISIDRYVAISDPLHYNIKVTVKRIQFCIGLCWCLSLSYAGIIFNNQQTHQGKYYSCYGECIFTIDFNTGMADVWVTFILPLIIIITLYTRVFMVAVSQARAMRSHVRCGKLKQSVPLRAKKSELKAARTLGILVVIFLLCFCPYYSISLVQNFDELYLYAMYLYCLNSCVNPLIYALFYPWFRRAVKHIVTLSILRSGSCDATLL; encoded by the coding sequence ATGGTACTCATCTCCATCGATCGTTACGTGGCTATTAGCGATCCTCTGCATTATAATATCAAAGTCACCGTGAAAAGAATTCAATTTTGCATTGGTCTCTGCTGGTGCTTATCTCTTTCCTACGCCGGTATTATTTTTAACAATCAGCAGACGCATCAGGGAAAGTACTATTCCTGCTATGGGGAGTGCATCTTTACTATAGACTTCAATACCGGAATGGCTGACGTGTGGGTGACCTTCATCCTCcctctcatcatcatcatcacgttGTACACCAGAGTGTTTATGGTTGCCGTGTCTCAGGCGCGAGCCATGCGCTCTCATGTTAGATGCGGCAAACTGAAACAGTCCGTCCCCTTAAGAGCAAAGAAATCCGAGTTGAAGGCGGCCCGGACTCTGGGTATTCTGGTCGTTATCTTCCTCTTGTGCTTTTGTCCTTATTACAGCATATCACTGGTACAGAATTTTGATGAGCTTTACCTCTACGCTATGTACCTGTACTGCCTCAACTCATGTGTGAATCCCTTGATCTACGCCTTGTTTTACCCGTGGTTCCGAAGAGCTGTGAAACATATTGTCACACTGAGCATATTGCGTTCTGGCTCCTGTGATGCCACCCTGCTGTAG